A genomic region of Pirellulales bacterium contains the following coding sequences:
- a CDS encoding STAS domain-containing protein, producing MADPKTFQVKQLGPVTLIHPREQEIVGRNVINDLADELVEFAQKQKPTSVVVSLAGVSRYSSEAIGGLIRLERRIRSLGGRVKLCMNDELRELFRVTRLDGTLFEIFESESDAVASFFEKK from the coding sequence ATGGCGGACCCTAAGACCTTCCAAGTCAAACAGCTTGGCCCCGTTACGCTGATCCACCCGCGCGAACAGGAAATCGTCGGCCGCAACGTGATCAACGACCTGGCCGACGAGCTGGTCGAATTCGCCCAGAAGCAGAAGCCGACCAGCGTCGTCGTTTCGCTCGCGGGGGTGAGCCGGTATTCTTCGGAAGCGATCGGCGGGCTGATCCGGCTCGAGCGGCGCATCCGTTCCTTGGGCGGGCGCGTGAAGCTGTGCATGAACGATGAACTGCGCGAGCTGTTCCGCGTCACTCGGCTCGATGGCACGTTGTTCGAAATCTTCGAGTCCGAGTCGGACGCCGTAGCATCGTTCTTCGAAAAAAAATAA
- a CDS encoding creatininase family protein encodes MKEKSEVLLGKLTRREFRERMKSGQLQACIIPVAAVEQHLEHLAMEHDWRSASHAATAVAQRLSPRVLVAQGLMAGISEHHMKHAGTLSLRPGTFLAVVNDMIESMSRAGFRHILVLNGHGGNVAPCRGIWDQFQRIVPANLHFLSYWDVLTADDARELLTGGHRLPDDLPGHAQEFETSLGLAAFPENVRQDMWADQEDPKPALSRAETGQGLWDRIIPRVTDYLADMIEGRRINPTPPYHP; translated from the coding sequence ATGAAAGAGAAAAGTGAAGTCCTGCTCGGCAAACTGACCCGGCGCGAATTCCGCGAGCGGATGAAGTCTGGCCAGTTGCAGGCGTGCATCATTCCCGTGGCCGCGGTCGAGCAACATCTCGAACACCTGGCCATGGAGCACGATTGGCGCAGCGCCAGCCACGCGGCCACGGCAGTTGCCCAGCGGCTGAGCCCGCGCGTCCTGGTGGCTCAAGGCTTGATGGCGGGCATCAGCGAGCATCACATGAAGCACGCCGGCACGCTCAGCCTGCGCCCCGGAACGTTTCTGGCCGTGGTGAACGACATGATCGAGAGTATGTCGCGGGCCGGCTTCCGCCACATCCTGGTGCTCAACGGCCACGGTGGCAACGTCGCGCCGTGCCGCGGGATTTGGGACCAGTTTCAACGCATCGTGCCGGCAAACCTGCATTTTCTGTCGTACTGGGACGTGCTCACGGCCGACGACGCCCGTGAGCTATTGACGGGCGGTCACCGGCTGCCTGACGACCTGCCGGGGCACGCCCAGGAATTCGAAACCAGCCTGGGCCTCGCCGCGTTCCCGGAAAATGTGCGGCAAGACATGTGGGCCGACCAGGAAGACCCAAAGCCGGCCCTGTCGCGAGCCGAGACGGGTCAAGGATTATGGGACCGGATCATTCCGCGCGTGACCGATTACCTGGCGGACATGATCGAAGGCCGCCGGATCAATCCGACGCCGCCGTATCATCCGTGA
- a CDS encoding ThiF family adenylyltransferase, which produces MTDSQASDLARYARQSRFAPLGEDGQRRLLASRALVCGCGALGSVIANTLVRAGVGHVRLVDRDFLELNNLQRQVLFDEDDLRADLPKAIAAANKLRRINSQVEIEPLVADVDYQNIESLCAGVDCIVDGTDNFETRFLINDASVKLGIPWVYGGCLGAEGQTMTILPGETPCFRCVMAEPPDAGTAPTCDTAGILAPIIGVIASIEANEAIKILAGHREAVQRNLLVVDLWENQVRQVRLDKLRETADCRTCRHGEYPWLSGRRGSHTAVLCGRNAVQLTPPTRQQLSLATLAGKLAAVGRVTQNAFLLRLAVDDYVLTVFPDGRTIVGGTDDIATARTVHAKYIGA; this is translated from the coding sequence ATGACTGATTCTCAAGCGTCCGACCTCGCCCGCTACGCCCGGCAAAGCCGCTTCGCCCCGCTCGGCGAAGACGGCCAGCGGCGGTTGTTGGCTTCGCGGGCGCTTGTGTGCGGCTGCGGTGCCCTGGGCTCGGTCATCGCCAACACGCTGGTCCGCGCCGGCGTCGGCCATGTACGGCTCGTGGATCGCGACTTTCTCGAACTCAACAATCTGCAGCGGCAGGTCCTGTTCGACGAGGACGATCTGCGGGCCGATCTGCCCAAGGCCATCGCCGCAGCCAACAAGCTGCGCCGCATCAACTCGCAGGTCGAAATCGAACCGCTGGTCGCCGACGTCGATTATCAAAACATCGAGTCGCTCTGCGCCGGCGTCGATTGCATCGTCGACGGTACCGACAATTTCGAGACACGGTTCCTGATCAACGACGCTTCAGTGAAGCTGGGCATACCATGGGTCTACGGTGGCTGCCTGGGAGCTGAAGGGCAGACGATGACCATCCTCCCCGGCGAGACCCCCTGCTTTCGCTGTGTGATGGCCGAGCCGCCCGACGCCGGCACCGCGCCGACGTGCGACACCGCCGGCATTCTCGCGCCGATCATCGGCGTCATCGCATCGATCGAGGCCAACGAGGCGATCAAGATCCTGGCAGGCCATCGCGAAGCGGTGCAGCGAAATCTATTGGTGGTCGACCTGTGGGAGAACCAGGTCCGGCAGGTGCGCCTCGACAAACTGCGCGAAACGGCCGATTGCCGCACTTGCCGGCACGGAGAATATCCCTGGCTGTCAGGCCGTCGCGGCAGCCACACCGCGGTCCTGTGCGGACGAAACGCCGTGCAGCTCACGCCCCCCACGCGGCAGCAGCTTTCCCTCGCCACGCTCGCCGGAAAGCTGGCCGCGGTCGGCCGGGTAACGCAAAATGCCTTCTTGCTGCGGCTGGCGGTCGACGACTATGTTTTGACGGTCTTCCCCGATGGCCGCACCATCGTCGGGGGCACGGACGATATCGCCACAGCGCGCACGGTCCACGCGAAGTACATTGGCGCGTGA
- a CDS encoding sugar-binding protein, with protein MRRSFVLVVVLSLSALGSIVGCGAKSEPRAKDGKPVVAFVTNNPYEFWTIARRGTEKAAKEFDVTVDFQMPPRGTAAEQRSIIEDLLAKGIEGIAISPNDSANQARFLKDVAARVPLVTQDSDLPEGSGRLCYIGTENYEAGKGAGKLVREAMPEGGKIVIYVGKMDAQNAIERRQGVLDELAGTKGAEGPELGKYTLLDTMTDDAKQDKCKANVEDTLVKYGSEPNKLCLVGLWAYNPPAMLAAVKGASLAGAVRIVGFDENEETLQGVQDGDIYGTIVQQPFEFGYHAVRILGAVARGDKSVIPENGILYIPHREIKRDNVGPFWDELKKLKAG; from the coding sequence ATGCGTCGTTCATTTGTCCTTGTCGTGGTCCTCTCGCTTTCAGCACTTGGCTCGATCGTCGGTTGCGGCGCGAAGAGCGAACCGCGCGCGAAAGACGGTAAGCCGGTCGTGGCGTTCGTCACGAACAACCCGTACGAGTTCTGGACCATCGCCCGCCGTGGCACCGAGAAGGCCGCGAAGGAATTCGACGTGACGGTCGATTTCCAGATGCCGCCGCGCGGCACAGCCGCCGAACAGCGCTCGATCATCGAGGACCTGCTGGCCAAGGGCATCGAGGGCATCGCCATCAGCCCGAACGATTCGGCGAATCAGGCACGGTTCTTGAAGGACGTGGCGGCGCGCGTGCCGCTAGTCACCCAGGATAGCGACCTGCCCGAGGGGAGCGGCCGGCTGTGCTATATCGGCACCGAGAACTATGAGGCAGGCAAAGGCGCAGGCAAGCTGGTGCGCGAGGCCATGCCCGAGGGGGGCAAGATCGTGATCTACGTCGGCAAGATGGACGCACAAAACGCCATCGAGCGCCGGCAAGGAGTCCTCGACGAGCTGGCTGGCACGAAGGGGGCCGAGGGACCTGAGCTAGGCAAGTACACGCTGCTGGACACGATGACCGACGACGCCAAGCAAGATAAATGCAAAGCCAACGTCGAAGACACCCTGGTCAAATACGGCAGCGAGCCGAACAAACTGTGCCTGGTCGGGCTGTGGGCCTATAACCCGCCTGCCATGCTGGCGGCGGTGAAGGGGGCGAGCCTTGCCGGCGCCGTGCGTATCGTCGGATTCGACGAAAACGAGGAAACGCTGCAAGGCGTGCAGGACGGCGACATCTACGGCACGATCGTGCAGCAGCCATTCGAGTTCGGCTACCACGCCGTGCGCATCCTGGGGGCAGTGGCCCGCGGCGACAAAAGCGTGATCCCCGAGAACGGCATCCTCTACATCCCGCACCGCGAGATCAAACGCGACAACGTCGGCCCGTTCTGGGATGAGTTGAAGAAGCTCAAGGCCGGCTAA